From the genome of Muricauda sp. SCSIO 64092, one region includes:
- a CDS encoding RNA polymerase sigma factor: protein MNKTDQEFEQLYHANYDQVMRLCLGYVSGDEDMAKDLVQEVFVKVWNSLSEFRNDSHVSTWIYRIAVNTCLMGLRKKKPYALKMEMESDTTIEDEGSAEHKEMQFKEMYRCINTLSATNKAIILMELEGLAQKEIAAVMGMNHTAIRTRIHRIKTQLSKCVHHG from the coding sequence ATGAATAAAACCGACCAAGAATTTGAGCAGCTCTACCATGCCAATTATGACCAGGTGATGCGACTATGTCTTGGGTATGTTTCGGGCGATGAGGATATGGCCAAGGATTTGGTCCAGGAGGTATTTGTGAAGGTTTGGAACAGCCTGAGTGAATTTCGCAATGACAGCCATGTCTCAACCTGGATTTATCGAATTGCCGTGAATACCTGTTTAATGGGCCTTAGAAAGAAGAAACCTTACGCCCTAAAAATGGAAATGGAATCCGATACCACCATCGAGGATGAAGGGTCTGCCGAACATAAGGAAATGCAATTCAAGGAAATGTATAGGTGCATCAATACCCTTTCGGCCACAAATAAAGCCATCATTTTAATGGAATTGGAAGGGCTTGCCCAAAAAGAAATAGCCGCTGTTATGGGAATGAACCATACGGCGATACGAACGAGGATACATCGCATTAAAACCCAACTTTCAAAATGTGTACATCATGGATGA